Proteins from a single region of Runella sp. SP2:
- a CDS encoding nuclear transport factor 2 family protein produces the protein MKSLFLPVFFLISWKVFSQNPEKIVQQQLDAYNRQDLKAFVETYSDTVEIYSFPNAKPRVLTKKDLENDYGSLFKKFPQNFAALHGRIIQGNYVIDKEYITGRGQEFSATAIYLVEKGLIRKVWFLR, from the coding sequence ATGAAATCACTTTTCTTACCCGTGTTTTTCCTTATTTCGTGGAAAGTATTTTCTCAAAATCCTGAAAAAATCGTCCAGCAGCAATTGGATGCTTACAACCGCCAAGATCTCAAAGCGTTTGTGGAAACCTACAGCGATACCGTTGAGATTTACAGTTTTCCAAACGCAAAACCGCGCGTTTTGACCAAAAAAGACCTAGAAAATGATTACGGAAGTCTTTTCAAAAAGTTTCCCCAAAACTTCGCTGCCTTGCACGGACGAATCATCCAAGGCAACTACGTCATTGACAAAGAATACATTACGGGACGGGGGCAAGAGTTTTCGGCCACGGCCATCTATTTGGTGGAGAAAGGCTTGATACGCAAAGTTTGGTTTTTGCGGTAA
- a CDS encoding SusD/RagB family nutrient-binding outer membrane lipoprotein, whose amino-acid sequence MKFTNIKKGVAALTVGGLLFSCQDLTEIDKNPNSPEDVSSNYIMTFVLSNTGKTFFSLGRDGSKIGAAMQYMQAGTNEGAAVINQYAWTQESWNGYYEILRNNQLIYDKGIKENNRFFQAIALTMRSAVFGLLTDLYGDIPYTESLKASSGLFFPKYDEQAVVYKGIMTDLKQAVTLLNSLESKDAVNPTSDILYKGDGKKWRKLANSLRLRYALRLSDKRSEMSALGVNIQAEFTEASADAFTSNSDDASMAFVGASADNSAPGGPLNSPNPNFLLKPGQPFVNKLIALNDPRLQRWIQPVQRKWDTKVTKETTVTVKNSYGESYSVVYVPTTSTNVDTSLYVGLPVGLPITQAVAYNKGNDATAYNNERNPYISFLHERYRKNTDTYVPMNIITYSEVEFILAEAALAGSFGATDAEGHYKKAIRASMDKAGVFTATYDFDKYYAQNTVNYTTAANKLERIMEQKWLSSWFGIESWFDWRRTGFPALKAGEVAQYGKALPIRYMYPSPNQDPSYLTNYNSAVERLGSTNYIPSGQSKDHPYAKMWLIQGTSKPWN is encoded by the coding sequence ATGAAATTCACAAACATAAAAAAAGGGGTTGCCGCTTTAACCGTAGGTGGCTTGCTGTTTTCGTGCCAAGATTTGACCGAAATCGACAAAAATCCCAACAGTCCAGAGGATGTTTCTTCCAACTACATTATGACCTTTGTGCTGTCCAACACGGGTAAGACTTTCTTTAGCTTGGGCAGAGACGGGTCTAAAATTGGGGCAGCGATGCAATACATGCAGGCGGGTACCAACGAAGGAGCGGCGGTAATCAACCAATACGCTTGGACGCAAGAGTCGTGGAACGGTTATTATGAGATTTTGCGCAATAATCAGTTGATTTACGACAAAGGCATCAAAGAAAATAACCGCTTTTTTCAGGCCATTGCCCTCACGATGCGGTCGGCTGTGTTTGGCCTATTAACCGATTTATACGGTGATATACCTTACACTGAGTCGCTCAAGGCATCTTCTGGTTTATTTTTTCCAAAATACGATGAGCAGGCCGTCGTGTATAAAGGCATTATGACCGATTTGAAACAAGCCGTGACCTTGCTCAATAGCCTCGAAAGCAAAGATGCCGTCAACCCAACGTCAGATATTTTGTACAAAGGAGACGGGAAAAAATGGCGAAAATTGGCCAATTCGCTCCGTTTGCGTTACGCCTTGCGCTTGTCCGACAAACGTTCAGAAATGAGTGCCTTGGGCGTAAATATCCAAGCAGAATTTACGGAAGCGTCCGCCGATGCTTTTACGAGCAATAGCGATGATGCTTCGATGGCGTTTGTGGGAGCGAGTGCCGATAATTCAGCCCCAGGTGGGCCACTCAATTCGCCCAACCCCAACTTTTTGTTGAAACCTGGGCAGCCATTTGTTAATAAGTTAATCGCCCTAAATGACCCGCGTCTTCAACGTTGGATACAACCTGTGCAGCGAAAATGGGATACCAAAGTCACCAAAGAAACAACGGTAACGGTCAAAAATAGCTACGGTGAAAGTTATTCGGTTGTGTATGTCCCGACGACATCGACCAACGTAGATACCTCGCTTTACGTGGGTCTTCCTGTGGGTTTGCCCATTACGCAGGCAGTAGCTTACAATAAAGGCAATGACGCGACGGCTTACAATAACGAACGCAATCCCTACATTTCTTTCTTGCACGAACGCTACCGTAAAAACACGGATACGTATGTTCCAATGAACATCATAACGTACAGCGAGGTGGAGTTTATTCTGGCTGAAGCAGCTTTGGCGGGAAGTTTTGGTGCAACCGATGCCGAAGGCCACTACAAAAAAGCCATTCGGGCTTCAATGGACAAAGCAGGGGTGTTTACGGCAACCTACGATTTTGACAAATATTACGCCCAAAATACGGTAAACTACACCACGGCTGCCAACAAACTAGAGCGAATTATGGAGCAAAAGTGGCTTTCCTCGTGGTTTGGCATTGAGTCGTGGTTTGACTGGAGACGAACGGGTTTTCCTGCGTTGAAGGCGGGTGAAGTGGCACAGTACGGTAAAGCACTGCCGATTCGATACATGTATCCGTCTCCCAACCAAGACCCTTCTTATTTGACGAATTACAACTCAGCCGTTGAGCGCTTAGGAAGCACCAACTATATCCCATCAGGACAAAGCAAAGACCACCCATACGCCAAAATGTGGCTCATTCAAGGCACAAGCAAACCGTGGAATTAG
- a CDS encoding family 16 glycosylhydrolase, which yields MEFKPTKDLPKKYQSTFLSFLGLLLGVVGIPYSIFGQKIPQYTGYALVWSDEFSKDGAPNPQNWAFEKGFVRNHELQWYQPDNAYVKKGKLIIEGRREQKPNPTYDAQSQDWRKQRANIDYTAASLKTQGLHSWQYGRFEMRAKIDTQAGIWPAFWTLGVAGEWPRNGEIDIMEFYRGMLLANVAWGSETRFKAIWRDLKKPIETFQDPRWRKKFHVWRMDWDEKAIRLYVDGELLNFVELQYTINQDGTQKNPFMQPHYLLLNLAIGGDNGGDPSSSKFPSKYIIDYVRVYQK from the coding sequence ATGGAATTCAAACCTACCAAAGACTTACCAAAAAAATACCAATCGACATTTTTATCCTTTTTAGGGTTATTATTGGGAGTTGTGGGGATTCCGTATTCTATTTTTGGGCAAAAAATTCCCCAATATACAGGCTACGCATTGGTATGGTCTGACGAGTTTTCCAAAGATGGTGCACCCAATCCACAAAACTGGGCTTTTGAAAAAGGATTTGTGCGCAACCACGAGCTACAATGGTATCAGCCCGACAATGCGTACGTCAAAAAAGGAAAGCTTATCATCGAAGGCCGACGTGAACAAAAACCAAACCCAACATACGACGCTCAAAGCCAAGATTGGCGCAAACAGCGTGCCAACATCGACTACACCGCCGCTAGTTTAAAAACCCAAGGTTTGCACAGTTGGCAATATGGCCGCTTCGAAATGCGGGCTAAAATAGATACGCAAGCGGGAATTTGGCCTGCGTTTTGGACGCTAGGCGTAGCAGGTGAATGGCCTCGTAACGGCGAAATCGACATCATGGAGTTTTATCGAGGGATGTTATTGGCCAACGTCGCGTGGGGAAGTGAAACCCGCTTCAAAGCGATTTGGCGCGACCTTAAAAAACCAATTGAGACGTTTCAAGACCCGCGCTGGCGTAAGAAATTTCACGTGTGGCGCATGGACTGGGACGAAAAAGCCATTCGGCTTTACGTGGACGGCGAATTGCTGAATTTTGTGGAACTTCAATATACCATTAACCAAGACGGGACGCAGAAAAACCCCTTTATGCAGCCCCACTATTTGCTGCTCAACCTCGCCATCGGCGGCGATAACGGCGGTGACCCTTCTTCTAGTAAATTTCCGTCCAAATACATCATCGACTACGTACGCGTGTATCAAAAATAA
- a CDS encoding M48 family metalloprotease encodes MRKTSHLWLYFATAVALGLQSCSRNPVTGKKEIIFMSQDQEIALGAQSHPSIVATMGLYEDAKLQNFINEKGKSMAAISHRPDLPYQFHIVDSPVVNAFAVPGGYVYFTRGIMAHFNNEAEFMGVLGHEIGHITARHSARQQTSQVLGTVGLMAGMVLSDKVRQMGDQAMQGLQMVLLSYSRAHESESDKIGVGYSSKVGYDAREMAQFFGTIKRISDKSGQAIPTFMSTHPDPGDRFTNVRQMAEEYQKANPGQYLVERERYLRMIDGIIFGDDPKQGFVENWNFYHPELKFQFPVPRDWQYENSPIQFQMAAKDGKSMMMLTVAEGKTLDEAAQNVVKNYNFKVLENKKTTINGIPAVVMVSQIQQQQQQQQGGQTAPQQAQDPNTVVQVATYLYQYNGMVLAMHGMSYAPTFNTNFATFRNVGENFRNLNDPDKLNRKPDRIRIKTVARTAAFKDVMKSFGMPDSKLEELGILNQLQANDQVQQGTLVKIISK; translated from the coding sequence ATGAGAAAGACCTCGCATTTGTGGTTATACTTTGCAACTGCGGTGGCTTTGGGCTTGCAAAGCTGTTCCCGAAACCCCGTTACAGGTAAAAAAGAAATCATCTTTATGTCCCAAGACCAAGAAATTGCGCTCGGGGCACAGTCGCACCCTTCGATAGTGGCTACAATGGGTCTGTATGAAGATGCGAAGCTACAAAACTTCATCAATGAAAAAGGAAAGTCGATGGCAGCTATTTCGCACCGCCCTGACCTCCCTTACCAGTTTCACATCGTAGATTCTCCCGTGGTTAATGCCTTTGCTGTTCCAGGCGGTTATGTCTATTTTACCAGAGGTATCATGGCGCATTTCAACAATGAAGCCGAATTTATGGGCGTTTTGGGCCACGAGATTGGCCACATTACGGCCCGTCACTCGGCCCGTCAGCAGACCTCCCAAGTACTTGGTACTGTAGGACTAATGGCTGGAATGGTGTTATCAGATAAAGTACGTCAGATGGGCGACCAAGCCATGCAAGGATTGCAAATGGTGTTGTTGAGCTACAGCCGTGCGCACGAGTCAGAGTCCGACAAAATTGGGGTTGGCTATTCAAGCAAAGTAGGCTACGATGCCCGCGAAATGGCGCAGTTTTTCGGAACGATTAAACGCATCTCTGACAAAAGTGGTCAGGCGATTCCTACTTTTATGTCAACACACCCCGATCCAGGTGACCGCTTTACCAACGTGCGCCAAATGGCTGAAGAATACCAAAAAGCAAACCCAGGGCAGTATTTGGTGGAAAGAGAGCGCTACTTGCGCATGATTGACGGAATTATTTTTGGAGATGATCCAAAGCAGGGCTTTGTAGAAAACTGGAACTTTTACCATCCAGAATTAAAATTCCAATTCCCCGTTCCGCGTGACTGGCAGTACGAAAATTCACCCATACAGTTCCAAATGGCGGCCAAAGATGGCAAATCGATGATGATGCTGACCGTTGCTGAAGGAAAAACGCTGGATGAAGCTGCCCAAAACGTCGTCAAAAACTATAATTTCAAGGTGTTGGAAAACAAAAAAACGACCATTAATGGAATCCCTGCGGTGGTGATGGTTTCACAAATCCAGCAGCAACAACAGCAGCAGCAAGGAGGCCAAACTGCGCCGCAACAAGCCCAAGACCCGAATACGGTAGTGCAGGTAGCGACTTATTTGTATCAGTATAATGGCATGGTTTTGGCGATGCACGGTATGAGCTACGCGCCAACATTCAACACGAATTTTGCCACCTTCCGCAATGTGGGGGAGAACTTCCGTAACCTCAACGACCCTGATAAACTTAACCGTAAACCCGATCGTATTCGTATCAAAACGGTAGCACGTACGGCTGCTTTCAAAGACGTAATGAAAAGTTTCGGAATGCCTGATAGCAAGTTGGAGGAATTGGGGATTTTGAACCAACTACAAGCCAACGACCAAGTGCAGCAGGGTACATTGGTCAAGATAATTTCAAAATAA
- a CDS encoding SusC/RagA family TonB-linked outer membrane protein gives MKSFYRRKSRQQALGLLFCCFAFQASGQLLASREVAGNQGQYQKSTTTKSLKSALKDLQSRYKVSFSYDRRTVENKTIEYGVQQFGSLEKELDFISSTLNLRYEKLDKNLYLLTPMTKWAGFVQEPLRVAPPATTSTPQVSEVQALAPARKLVKVIAGKVVAKSDGAPLPGVNVVIKGTQTGTISGSDGSFSIDAPASTSVLVFSFIGYQTKEVALGDKTNLQVELEESAIVLNEAVVTALGIKREKRSLGYSVGNVESTALTQTPQNNVLNTLAGKVAGVQISQMGGAVGSSVSMVIRGANSLNSDNQPLFVIDGVPVANRMTNSFAGADMGNPISDINPNDIANISILKGPSAAALYGSRAGSGVVLITTKSGTGGKKGIGVSLNTSVVMDKPLEYVHVQNKFGSGKTGAHVLEEAENESWGAALDAGENWALWNSNGQKVPLISYPNRFNDFFQTGVTNTNNVSVNGNYEKGNFRLSVGNMSNSGIIPNTDLSRLTIALNSAYNITDKFRTSVSLNVTQSGSDNRPLIDASRNDPVRSVYEMGSQVNINDLRSYWLPGQEGIAQLKYKDKQNNPFFLVYENLTGFSRDRTVAKIQMDYDFTNELTLTGKYARDSYSEIFEAKKAYSNFEALKGGYTISNDYRKEQNLDLMLNYKKSFENSWSLNAMVGANRLEQYYQSLYNATTELVIPGLYTIANGAPGTFNPLSSFSRKLLYGVYASASLGFKDFVYLDLTARNDWTSTLKKGNNSYFYPSASLSVLLSEVVKMPSWVDFAKVRAGFAQVGNDVDPYSRSQTYSTALDWGAAKRMYMGGVLRNPDLKPEISTSHEIGVDFKFFKNRLGLEATYYKRGNRNQVLSIVTPIESGASNKQINAGLVESQGFEIGIITTPIKTKDFTWDMNFTLTRNRTYIRKLAEGIKYFSFTSYSGAEVRTYEGGQVGDIYMAPMLRVKDKASPYYNYPIVTSGGLYQTDNDPNNLVKIGNFNHNFLMGIQPTIRYKNLSIFANIDWRQGGQFYSNTMMFLGNNGMLDETLSGVSYDPSRSLAEQIKANPDMYLGNWVGGRNAAYGGFAWPEGSAEAAKRLQDASLNPGVLATKDAAGNTVYVENLGGAGSKWIDPFSAYRYANRPFPDRNLYSATYVKLREISVTYFLPKSFVSRFKVQNASLSIVGNNLYMWTRHGIKGLDPERAFRPTGTSWSQGVEYYNVMPITGSVGFKLNVDF, from the coding sequence ATGAAAAGTTTCTACCGTCGGAAATCACGGCAACAGGCGCTCGGGCTACTGTTTTGCTGCTTTGCCTTTCAGGCATCGGGACAATTACTGGCCTCGCGCGAAGTGGCTGGAAATCAGGGTCAGTACCAAAAGTCAACCACGACCAAATCGCTCAAAAGCGCTTTGAAAGATCTTCAGTCCAGATACAAAGTTTCCTTTTCTTATGACCGACGAACCGTTGAAAACAAAACCATTGAGTATGGCGTACAACAGTTTGGGTCGTTGGAAAAAGAACTAGATTTTATATCATCCACACTAAATCTACGTTACGAAAAACTCGACAAAAATCTGTACCTACTGACGCCCATGACCAAATGGGCGGGGTTTGTACAAGAACCTTTGCGAGTAGCGCCCCCCGCAACCACCTCCACGCCCCAAGTTTCGGAAGTACAGGCATTAGCTCCTGCCCGAAAATTGGTGAAGGTGATTGCGGGCAAGGTGGTGGCCAAGTCGGATGGAGCACCTTTGCCTGGCGTTAATGTCGTGATAAAAGGAACCCAAACGGGCACGATTTCGGGAAGTGATGGCTCGTTTAGCATCGACGCCCCCGCTTCCACGTCGGTGTTGGTATTTTCGTTTATCGGGTACCAAACCAAAGAAGTGGCGTTGGGAGATAAAACCAATCTTCAAGTAGAGTTAGAAGAAAGTGCTATCGTGCTGAACGAGGCGGTCGTAACGGCCTTGGGTATCAAGCGTGAAAAGCGGTCGCTGGGCTATTCAGTGGGTAATGTAGAAAGTACCGCCCTTACCCAAACGCCGCAAAACAACGTGCTCAACACCTTGGCAGGAAAAGTGGCGGGGGTACAAATTTCACAAATGGGGGGGGCCGTTGGCTCGTCGGTGAGCATGGTGATTCGCGGCGCTAACTCGCTCAACAGCGACAATCAGCCCTTGTTTGTGATTGATGGTGTGCCTGTTGCCAACCGCATGACCAACTCCTTTGCGGGAGCCGACATGGGAAATCCAATTTCGGACATTAACCCCAACGATATTGCCAATATTTCGATCCTAAAAGGGCCTAGTGCGGCGGCTTTGTACGGTTCTCGGGCAGGAAGTGGCGTGGTTTTGATTACGACCAAATCGGGGACAGGAGGCAAAAAAGGCATTGGGGTGTCGTTGAACACCTCCGTCGTGATGGACAAGCCGTTGGAATATGTGCACGTTCAAAACAAATTTGGTTCAGGAAAAACGGGTGCGCACGTGTTGGAAGAAGCCGAAAACGAAAGCTGGGGCGCTGCCTTAGATGCGGGTGAAAATTGGGCTTTGTGGAACAGCAACGGCCAAAAAGTACCCTTGATTTCGTACCCGAACCGCTTCAACGATTTTTTTCAAACGGGCGTAACCAACACCAACAACGTATCGGTGAATGGCAATTATGAAAAAGGTAATTTTCGCCTATCGGTAGGAAATATGAGCAACTCGGGTATTATTCCAAATACCGACTTGTCGCGTTTGACGATTGCCCTCAATTCTGCTTACAACATTACGGATAAGTTTCGTACTTCGGTAAGTCTGAACGTAACTCAGTCGGGCTCAGACAACCGACCGTTGATTGACGCCAGTCGAAACGACCCCGTTAGAAGTGTTTACGAAATGGGTTCGCAGGTGAATATCAACGATTTGCGTAGCTATTGGTTGCCAGGCCAAGAGGGAATAGCCCAACTTAAATACAAAGACAAACAAAACAACCCTTTCTTTTTGGTATATGAAAACCTGACGGGTTTTAGCCGCGATCGTACGGTGGCTAAAATCCAAATGGATTATGATTTTACCAATGAATTGACCCTAACGGGCAAATACGCGCGGGATTCGTACAGCGAGATTTTTGAGGCCAAAAAAGCGTACAGCAATTTTGAAGCCTTGAAAGGTGGTTATACCATTTCCAACGATTACCGCAAAGAACAGAACTTGGATTTGATGCTCAATTATAAAAAGAGCTTTGAAAACAGCTGGAGCCTCAACGCGATGGTGGGTGCCAACCGTTTGGAACAATACTACCAGTCGTTGTACAATGCCACAACCGAACTCGTAATTCCAGGGTTATATACCATTGCCAACGGTGCGCCTGGAACGTTCAATCCGCTGAGTTCTTTCTCCCGAAAACTGCTTTATGGCGTGTATGCGTCGGCATCGCTTGGGTTCAAGGACTTTGTTTATTTGGATTTGACCGCCCGCAATGACTGGACAAGTACGCTCAAAAAAGGAAATAATTCGTACTTCTATCCGTCGGCGTCGTTGAGTGTCTTGTTGTCAGAAGTAGTCAAAATGCCATCTTGGGTTGATTTTGCCAAAGTACGCGCGGGCTTTGCCCAAGTCGGTAACGACGTTGACCCATACAGCCGTTCACAAACTTACAGTACTGCGCTCGACTGGGGGGCGGCCAAGCGCATGTACATGGGAGGAGTGCTTAGAAACCCTGATTTGAAGCCCGAAATTTCGACTTCACACGAGATTGGGGTGGATTTTAAATTCTTCAAAAACCGACTTGGATTAGAAGCCACTTACTACAAACGCGGCAATAGAAACCAAGTACTTTCTATCGTAACACCCATTGAATCAGGAGCGAGCAACAAGCAAATCAATGCGGGATTGGTGGAAAGTCAGGGCTTTGAGATTGGGATAATCACGACCCCCATCAAAACCAAAGACTTTACGTGGGACATGAATTTTACCTTGACCCGCAACCGCACCTATATTCGTAAGCTGGCCGAAGGAATCAAGTACTTCTCGTTTACATCGTACAGCGGCGCTGAGGTTCGTACCTACGAAGGTGGGCAAGTGGGAGATATTTATATGGCGCCTATGTTGAGGGTAAAAGATAAAGCGTCTCCCTATTATAATTATCCAATTGTGACCAGCGGAGGGCTTTACCAAACCGACAATGATCCCAACAATTTGGTGAAAATCGGCAACTTTAACCATAACTTCTTGATGGGAATTCAGCCGACCATTCGGTACAAAAACTTGAGCATTTTTGCCAACATCGACTGGCGCCAAGGCGGACAATTCTATTCAAATACCATGATGTTTCTTGGAAATAACGGAATGTTGGACGAAACGCTGTCGGGCGTGTCGTATGACCCATCGCGTAGCCTTGCCGAACAAATCAAAGCCAATCCAGACATGTACCTCGGCAATTGGGTTGGAGGAAGAAACGCTGCTTATGGAGGTTTTGCGTGGCCTGAAGGAAGCGCCGAAGCCGCAAAACGCTTGCAAGATGCCAGCCTGAATCCTGGGGTTCTTGCCACCAAAGATGCCGCAGGAAATACCGTTTATGTGGAAAATTTGGGAGGAGCAGGCAGCAAATGGATTGACCCATTCAGTGCGTACCGCTACGCCAATCGTCCTTTCCCTGACCGCAATTTGTACAGCGCCACGTACGTCAAGCTGAGAGAAATATCGGTGACTTACTTTTTGCCAAAAAGCTTTGTGAGCCGTTTCAAAGTTCAAAATGCCTCTTTGTCGATTGTCGGGAACAACCTGTACATGTGGACCCGTCACGGAATCAAGGGCTTGGATCCTGAGCGCGCTTTCCGTCCCACGGGTACCAGCTGGTCGCAGGGGGTTGAATATTACAATGTGATGCCAATCACTGGCTCAGTAGGTTTCAAATTGAATGTTGACTTTTAA